CGCAGAAAACCACCGGAACAGAACCGCCTGATTTCAATGCGCTGTTACGTACCTGGGCCGAGGTAATGAACGACAGTGATCTTGCCGTGCAAACTTCGCTCTACTCAGACACCATAAAATATTACGGCGCCATTTTGCCCAAAGCAATGGTGTTTGAAATGCAGTCGAGCTACATTGCCGCCCAAAAAGACTACGACCTGCGCATACTGGAAGTAGATAAAAAGGAGCTTCGTCCTGATGGCTCCTGGTACATCCATTTTACCAAGCAGGTGCGCACAGTAAAAGACACGATAAATTATCCTTCGTCGCTGGTGTTTGTGTGGAAGCAAAATGGCTGGAAAATAACCGAAGAAACCGACGACATCACCGAACTCAAAGGTGCCGCCAAAGAGCACATCCTGTCTTACAGCCCCGCTATTACCCATATTGAAGGAGTAATTGAAGCAAACAATGCCTGGAACACATCAAAGCCAGGCAGCGACCCCAAAAGCGACGGCGGCATGGTTTACTATGTGCTTTTACCGAAGTATCCGGTGGCCACCATAGCCGGCCCGCACAACAATCCGCCCGCCGAACTTGGTATTACGCGCATCCAGCTGCGCAGCCAAAGTATTGATTTAAAGAAATGGGTGAATGTGCCGGTAACTGTAAGCGGCCGTTTGCTGCATAGCAGCGCCGAAGGAGTTTATACGACCGTGCAGATGGATGTGGCGGAGGTGCGGTAGGTGTATAAGTATATATTTACTCAACGAGGCTGTTGCAAAACAATGCAACAGCCTCGTTGATTTAAACGGTGAACACTATTAGTTTACCACTTTTATCACTCCTTTAAAAAAGCGGATTACACCATAAATAATCGGTCCGTAAGTAATGAAATAGGTTCCGCCGTTTGAAGCCATGGAGTATGTGCCGATGGTGATGATTAAACCGCCGGCAATCCACAAACCGCCAATGAGCATATCGCGGCCACCGGTAGAAGCCTCGCCGGTTTCGGGGTCAGTTTCTTTAAGTGCTTTTTGCACGAGGTGTTGTGCGGTTTGGGGCGGGATGCCGTTTTCGGTGAGGATTTCGTAGATGGTTTGCGGCGAGATGCCGGAGCCTACCATAGATGTGGCGGTTTCCCACGCATCATCGAGTTGCTTTTGGGTGGGTGGATTTTGCGGCTGTGCATTTACCGGTTGCTGAGGAGGTGTAACCGGTTGCGGTGCAGCTGGTGACGGCGGCGCGGCAAAAGAAGTTGATGTTTGCTGCGGCTGAATAGCAGCCAGCGCCTGCTGCACAAACAACGCTGCATCTGGTTGCGGCACGCCGTTTTGTATGAGCTGATCGTAAACCTGCTGCGGCGGTGTGCCTGCACTGATGTGCTCGCAGGTGAATTTCCATGCGTCGGAACGCTGCTGGTCGGTGTATGCGTGTTGCATTTTTGGGGGGATTGGGGAAGAGGTTATTTTCAGCTCAAAAATAGAATTATTACCTGAAATATTTCCATGAACACAAGTTGAACTAAAGCATTTGGGATTCGGCTGTGTGATCCTGCATTATTTGCAAACGATGCCGTTTGGCGGCAGCTTCGCAACACAAACGTTTGGGCTTCCTGATACTGCGCTGCGGTCGGGATAAACTTCTCGCCCAGAAATATTAATAAAACAAAATCGCCACACTTTCGTGTGGCGATTTTCAGCTCCCCCTCCTGGGCTTCCCGATACTCCGCTTCGCTGCGATCGGGGTAAACTTCTCGCCCGGACAAAAACGAAAAAGGTTGGCAAAATGCCAACCTTTAAGCTCCCCCTCCTGGGCTTCCCGATACCCCGCTTCGCTGCGATCGGGATAAACTTCTCGCCCGGACAAAAACGAAAAAGGTTGGCAAAATGCCAACCTTTAAGCTCCCCCTCCTGGGCTCGAACCAGGGACCCCATGATTAACAGTCATGTGCTCTAACCAGCTGAGCTAAGGAGGACTGTTTGTTAATTCGGGCTGCAATATTACAACGTGGAAACAAAATATACAATACCTTTGCAAAAAAAATTACGGGCAATATGAGTTTACTCGTGGTGGGCACGGTTGCGTTTGATGCAATTGAGACCCCTTTCGGCAAGACCGATAAAATTCTGGGTGGTGCGGCTACCTATATTTCTCTGGCAGCGTCTTATTTTACTAAAGACATTGATCTCGTGTCTGTTGTGGGTGGCGATTACCCGCAGTCGGCCATTGATATGCTGAAGAATCATGGCATGCGTCTGGATGGTTTGCAAATTAAACAGGACCAGAAATCATTTTTCTGGTCGGGCCGCTACCATACCGACCTGAACAGCCGCGATACGCTGGCCACCGAGCTGAACGTACTTGCCGATTTTGACCCGATTTTGCCCGAACATACCCGCAACTGCGATTTTCTGATGCTGGGCAACCTTATGCCCAAGTTGCAAAAGCGTGTAATGGAGCAACTTACACGCCGCCCGAAGCTGATTGTGCTGGACACAATGAACTTTTGGATGGATACGGCCATTGACGACCTGATTGAGGCCATTGCACAGGTGGATGTGCTTACGATTAATGACTCGGAAGCCCGGCAGCTTTCGGGCGAGTACTCACTGGTGAAGGCCGCCCAGAAAATTCTGGCCATGGGTCCCAAGGTGCTCATCATTAAAAAAGGCGAACACGGTGCGCTGCTGTTCAATAAAGAACAGGTGTTTTTTGCACCGGCTCTTCCGCTCGAAGACGTGTTTGACCCCACCGGCGCGGGCGACAGTTTTGCGGGCGGCTTTATCGGCTACCTGGCTCAAACCAAAGACATTTCGTTCGACAATATGAAGCGTGCCATTATTTTCGGTTCGGCCATGGCTTCGTTTACGGTGGAGAAATTTGGTGTGGAACGCCTTGTGGGGCTTTCGCAGGAAGAGGTGGAAGAACGTGTGCAGGAGTTTATTGATCTGGTGCAATTCGATATATCGCTGGTGTAACCGGCACATTCGGAAACCGCGCCTTTGGTGGCGCGGTTTTCATTTTCACGCATTCTTCACGGCAGTTTTTCAATGAATAAACAGGAACGCTTTCTGCTCATTACGCTGGCATTTGTGCAGTTTACGCATGTAATGGATTTTATGATTATGATGCCGCTGAGCACGCAGTTTCAGGAGGCGTTTGGTATTTCTCCGGCCAAGTTTGGTGCGCTGGTGGCATCATACAATATCAGCGCCGGCATTGTGAGTTTGCTGGGCGCCTTGTTCATCGACCGGTTCGACCGGCGGCGGGTGATGTTGCTGGCATATGCGTGCTTAGTAACGGGCACCATTGCCTGCGGACTGGCGCAGAGCTATGGCATGCTGCTGGCGGCGCGCATTTTTACCGGCATGTTTGGCGGTGTGCTTTCGGCCACGCTGCTGAGTGTGGTGGGCGACAGTATTCCGTTTGAGCGCCGCGCCTCGGCCATGGCCATTGTGATGTCGGGCTTTGCGGCGGCGGCGGTGCTTGGTGTGCCGGTGGGCAGTCTGGTGGCCAACGCATTCAGCTGGCATGTACCGTTTTTTGCCATTGCAGCGGTGGGCATCCTTGTATTTGCCGGCATTGTGAAATTTATTCCATCCATGCGCAACCACATTGCTGCGGCCAAAGCCCACAAACCGCTGCGCAACCTGTTTGATATTTTCAACTCGGCCAACCGGATGCGCGCACTGTTGCTCATGGCCCTGCTTATGATGGGGCACTTTGCCATTATTCCCTACATTCCCACCTACGTAGAATACAACGTAGGTCTGCCACGCAGCAACGTGGCGTGGATTTACCTGAGTGGCGGCATTTGCAGCGTGGTGGCCATGCGCATTGTAGGGCGCTTTGCCGATAAACACGGGCCGTTTAAAGTGTTTGCCGTGCTTTCAGTGCTGGCTGTTATTCCGCTGGTGTTTATTACACATCTGCCGCCCACCACACTGGCGGTAGTACTTACAGCTACGTGCTTGTTTTTCGTTTTCGGCGGCACACGCACGGTGCCGTCAAGCACACTCATCACAGCCACGGCTGAACCACACCAGCGTGGTGGTTTTTTGAGCATCAATGCCGCAGTGCAGCAATTAGCCTCGGGGCTGGCGGCGTTTATTGGCGGATTGCTTGTGGTGGAACTGCCCAACCGGCAAATTGCGCATTACGACTGGGTGGGCTACGTGGCTGTGGCGGCAAGTTTGCTGGCTATTCCGGTAGCGTATGTGGTGAAGCCGGTGGGGGTGAAGAAATAATCCCTTTTTAGCGGCCGGAAAAAGAGAATTACACGTTCAAATCATCGTAATCATTTAATATTCGGAACACGCGATCCGTTTATCGGTCGCCTTTACTTGAAAAACAGGATCAACCCACTGTTGTTTTCAATCGTTGAAGCAACCGGCTCCATTTTACTTTTACCGGCTATGTTGAACGGCCTGAATTACAGGATACCGTTCATATTTTTTTCTCACAATAAAACAATCTACATTACTTTTAAGTGCTCAATATCACCATTCAACTTAAATACAATGAGGTACTTAGTTATTATTGTTGCTATTTCAGGTGCAACATTATCAGGTATTGCCCAAAATCCGGGCGGCGTTTCTACTAATCTTACAGGCTGGTACAAGGCCGACAACACAGGTACAATTACACAAGCAGCAGGAGTTGTTTCGTCATGGACATCAAGTTCTGCCGGAGGGCCTGCACTTACACAGGGTACTCCCACAAGGCGGCCGGCTTATATTTCGGGGGCCACAACGCCTGTTTCTTTTTCCTATATGCCGCGGATCCGTAATTCAACGGCTACGCAAACACATCTTTTTAACGCATCGCTGAGCAGCGATATTGTGGGTACCAACGGCGCAATATTTTATGTAGGCGATCAGGAAAACACAGGTATTACTGCTGTTACTTACCGATACAATTCAACCGCCTACCGCTACCAGTTCAAACCGAATTTCAGGATACAAACTTCTGATGCTACAAACGGATATACTTTTGATTTTGGGGCGCCCACACAATATTCCGTTACTTCTGCATCCTCGCTGGTATGTTTGGGTGGCGGTGCAAATCAACGTATAAGAATAAACTCTACGGCCAACAACACCTGCTCAAACTGCAATCAGGGGTTATACAATCCGGCTGTGAATGTGGGGTTTTATCTTGGTGCCAATCCTCCGGGCGAATTCACAAACAATGATATTGCCGAAGTGATTACCTACAACACTGCACCTTCGCTTGCAGATATTAACCGTATTGAATCTTATCTTTCTATCAAATACGGAATAACCCGTGGTGGCAATAACAGCGGTGTAAATTATGTTTCGTCGTCAAGTGCTGTTGTCTGGTCTGGTGCTGCCAATACAGGATACAATGCAGATATTGCCGGCATTGCCCGCGACGATAATTCGGGGCTGAATAAAAAGCAGAGCATTAGTGTAAACAACAACGAAGTTGCAGCTATTGGTTTAACCACAATTGCGGCAGACAACGTATCGAATGCTAACACGTTTACATCAAACAACTCGTTTTTACTTTGGGGAAATAACGGACAATCTCCGCAAACCAACTTTTCCAATCCGGCATGTTTCAGTAATTTACCTGCAGGTGTGCAGGCGCGCATTGAACGGATATGGAAAACGCAGGCCACCAATTTTTCTCAAAACGTACAGGTTGGTTTTCTAACTTCACTCATTGTTGGTTATACCCCTGTATCGAATTTGAGACTGCTGGTTGATGATGATGGCAACTTTTCAAATGCCACGGTTTACACCGGTGCTGTGGTAAGTGGTAGCCTTGTGGTATTTAATAATGTGGATCTTTATACTTCAGGACTCAGGTACTTTACCCTTGCCACGATCAATTACAACGCGTCGCCACTTCCGATCGAATTGATCAGCTTCAGTGCTGAATGCAGCCGTAACGGAATAATCTTAAACTGGCTTACGGCCACAGAAAACAATTCACTCTCGTTTGTGATTAAACGGATTGACGGGATAAACAATATTGTTCAGGAAATTGCAACAGTGCCGGCCGCCGGGATGAGTACAACCACTACAGCCTACACATTAACAGATGCAAATGTAGCTGGCAATATTGAATACTACTATGAACTCTATGAGCGTGATGCAAATGGCACCCTTACCCTGCTGGGGCGCACCTTTTGCCGTTGTGTGGAATATCGTGAATACTACAGCTCCATTCATCAGGTGCTTTCCGGACAACTTGTGCTAAGTATTACAAGCCGCGATGAAGGTGCCATGAAGATTGAAATTTACGATCACGCCGGACGACGCATACACACAGAAACTATTGTTTCGGGCAACGGAACTGAAACACATATTTTAAAAAATCAACCTCTTAGTCCGGGAAGCTATATAGTTTCCATACATTATCCCCCAGGCGATAAAACGGAGAGTCTGCGTTTTATTGTTCCGAAATAACCGGATATTCTCCTTGTTCATTCCCTTTATTAAAGGGCGATGCGGAAGATAGTTTTACTACCCCGGCTCGAACGAACTGCGGAGACTCCTCATGGTTGTCCTGCGCTGGTATTAAATACTGCGCATCGCCGTTTTCATCGGGTACGGTAATCCAGATACTTTTACCGGGATGGGATTCTGCATGGAGCTGAATAGTATCGTTTCTGTTTATCCGGCTCATAAATCTTACGGCCCTTACCTGCATAACGCTGCCGTTTTCTGTGTGCAGCCAATTCCATTCAAACGGATCAACCGGCAAGGCCTCTGCCCTGCTGCGCGAACCGGCCTCAGGCAGAAAACTCAGCAGCACCGAAACCGGATACCACGCGCCCGGCACCACTACAATGTTGGAGAGGTGCACGGAAAGAAAAAACACGAGAAATCCGCCCGAGAGAAATGCCGTTTTCACGGTATGTGTGCCTTGCTCGCTGCCGTACACGAGTGTAACACTCACATATTCGAGCGCAAACACCAGCACGAGCGCCCCGGCCAGAAAGGCAGCCAGTTGTTGGTTGCGGAAGGGCGGAT
This genomic stretch from Bacteroidota bacterium harbors:
- a CDS encoding nuclear transport factor 2 family protein; amino-acid sequence: MKHLAVYVLAMLLLASCAENGQQNTTDSLPQKTTGTEPPDFNALLRTWAEVMNDSDLAVQTSLYSDTIKYYGAILPKAMVFEMQSSYIAAQKDYDLRILEVDKKELRPDGSWYIHFTKQVRTVKDTINYPSSLVFVWKQNGWKITEETDDITELKGAAKEHILSYSPAITHIEGVIEANNAWNTSKPGSDPKSDGGMVYYVLLPKYPVATIAGPHNNPPAELGITRIQLRSQSIDLKKWVNVPVTVSGRLLHSSAEGVYTTVQMDVAEVR
- a CDS encoding bifunctional hydroxymethylpyrimidine kinase/phosphomethylpyrimidine kinase, with the translated sequence MSLLVVGTVAFDAIETPFGKTDKILGGAATYISLAASYFTKDIDLVSVVGGDYPQSAIDMLKNHGMRLDGLQIKQDQKSFFWSGRYHTDLNSRDTLATELNVLADFDPILPEHTRNCDFLMLGNLMPKLQKRVMEQLTRRPKLIVLDTMNFWMDTAIDDLIEAIAQVDVLTINDSEARQLSGEYSLVKAAQKILAMGPKVLIIKKGEHGALLFNKEQVFFAPALPLEDVFDPTGAGDSFAGGFIGYLAQTKDISFDNMKRAIIFGSAMASFTVEKFGVERLVGLSQEEVEERVQEFIDLVQFDISLV
- a CDS encoding MFS transporter; the encoded protein is MNKQERFLLITLAFVQFTHVMDFMIMMPLSTQFQEAFGISPAKFGALVASYNISAGIVSLLGALFIDRFDRRRVMLLAYACLVTGTIACGLAQSYGMLLAARIFTGMFGGVLSATLLSVVGDSIPFERRASAMAIVMSGFAAAAVLGVPVGSLVANAFSWHVPFFAIAAVGILVFAGIVKFIPSMRNHIAAAKAHKPLRNLFDIFNSANRMRALLLMALLMMGHFAIIPYIPTYVEYNVGLPRSNVAWIYLSGGICSVVAMRIVGRFADKHGPFKVFAVLSVLAVIPLVFITHLPPTTLAVVLTATCLFFVFGGTRTVPSSTLITATAEPHQRGGFLSINAAVQQLASGLAAFIGGLLVVELPNRQIAHYDWVGYVAVAASLLAIPVAYVVKPVGVKK